A genome region from Ahaetulla prasina isolate Xishuangbanna chromosome 8, ASM2864084v1, whole genome shotgun sequence includes the following:
- the LOC131202757 gene encoding programmed cell death protein 4-like — MRSETSSRKKTRSGCLLKGGRKSTFGITVSQSAGKQAVPQPGREGTGGAASTASRDSHDRALCGKAPRRPDYQFRQPRRPRPRLLRPHFRRGGAGRQRLAGLSLALLMSASAIPASSGELLRGERGPFPPVPDRAGGEAADALAEELEGVDGEAQPWSLQEKALHEARLKAKGKRRLRRTSSRDSPREGLPEKGEPEPEPSSPKGKNHDRKSRMGKGRGLPKKGGAGGKGVWGAPGLVYSYQEPDARDPNYDEAAQGKTVYATVVPELEEEELEKTVQPMVLEYFEHGDTLEVVELLRNLNLGGHKAAVSSLAVVLSLEGKASHRELTSRLLSDLVGKVLSAEDIAAAFDGMLHDLPDLILDTPEAPQMLGQFIARAVADHALPLNFLERYKGRVDCEHARAALDRAAVLLRIKRDVNRLDNVWGVGGGQRPVKHLIKEMNLLLREYLLSGEVSEAERCLRQLEVPHFHHELIYEAVVMVMESSGDTAVAMMVKLLKVLWQTGLVTLDQMNRGFQRVYNELGDISLDVPLAHSILERMVDLCFEEGVITRQLRETCPARGRKRFVSEGDGGQIKQ; from the exons atgagaagcgaaacgtcttcaaggaaaaaaacaaggtccggttgccttttgaagggggggagaaaaagcacctttgggataaccgtgTCCCAAAGCGCTGGGAAACAGGCTGTGCCGCAACCAGGCCGGGAGGGAACCGGCGGAGCAGCGAGCACGGCTTCCCGGGACAGCCACGACCGAGCCCTCTGCGGGAAAGCGCCACGCCGGCCGGACTACCAGTTCCGGCAGCCTCGGCGCCCTCGGCCCCGCCTCCTCCGGCCGCACTtccggcggggcggggcggggcggcagCGGCTGGCTGGCCTCTCTCTCGCGCTCCTCATGTCGGCCTCGGCCATCCCGGCCAGTTCGGGGGAGCTGCTACGGGGCGAGCGCGGCCCCTTCCCGCCG GTCCCGGACCGAGCGGGCGGCGAGGCGGCCGATGCGCTGGCCGAGGAGCTGGAGGGGGTGGACGGAGAGGCGCAGCCGTGGAGCCTGCAGGAGAAGGCGCTGCACGAAGCCCGGCTGAAGGCCAAGGGGAAGCGGCGGCTGCGGCGGACCTCCTCCCGCGATTCTCCTCGGGAAGGCCTCCCCGAAAAGGGGGAGCCGGAGCCGGAGCCCAGCAGCCCGAAGGGCAAGAACCACGACCGCAAGTCCCGCATGGGGAAGGGCCGCGGCCTGCCCAAGAAAG GCGGGGCAGGGGGCAAAGGCGTCTGGGGAGCGCCTGGGCTTGTCTACAGCTACCAGGAGCCGGATGCCCGGGACCCCAACTACGACGAGGCTGCACAG GGAAAGACGGTCTATGCCACGGTGGTGCCTGAGCTGGAGGAAGAGGAGCTGGAGAAGACTGTGCAGCCGATGGTCCTGGAATATTTTGAGCACGGAGACACCCTGGAAGTGGTG GAGCTGCTTCGGAATCTGAACTTGGGGGGACACAAGGCAGCCGTGTCCTCGCTGGCTGTGGTGCTCTCTCTAGAGGGGAAGGCCAGCCATCGTGAGCTGACTTCCCGCCTGCTCTCAGACTTGGTGGGGAAGGTGCTGAGTGCTGAGGACATCGCGGCTGCTTTCGACGGAATGCTGCACGACCTTCCCGACCTCATTCTTGACACACCTGAGGCGCCGCAG ATGCTGGGTCAGTTCATTGCCCGGGCTGTGGCCGACCACGCGCTCCCCCTCAACTTCCTCGAGCGCTACAAGGGCCGTGTGGACTGTGAACACGCACG ggctgccctggatcGTGCTGCTGTCCTCCTGCGCATCAAACGAGACGTCAATCGGCTGGACAATGTGTGGGGCGTGGGGGGCGGCCAGAGGCCAGTTAAGCATCTGATCAAGGAG ATGAACCTCCTGCTGCGTGAATACCTGCTCTCTGGAGAGGTGTCTGAGGCTGAACGCTGCCTGCGCCAACTTGAGGTTCCCCACTTCCACCATGAGCTTATCTATGAG GCTGTGGTGATGGTGATGGAGTCTTCGGGAGATACGGCCGTTGCCATGATGGTGAAGCTGCTGAAAGTGCTGTGGCAGACGGGTCTGGTGACCCTGGATCAGATGAACCGG GGCTTCCAGCGGGTCTACAATGAGCTTGGAGATATCAGTCTGGATGTGCCGCTGGCCCACAGCATTCTCGAGCGG